In the Bacillus shivajii genome, one interval contains:
- a CDS encoding TIGR01440 family protein, with translation MDTNVEEVERSLLKGLREFQQSAKLREGRTFVIGTSTSEVSGKHIGKAGTEEIAAAIWGALRTFQKETGIHLVFQCCEHLNRTLVLEKTVAEKNNVEIVHAIPVPKAGGSMASYAYKNFNEPVLIEQIEADAGIDIGDTFIGMHLKRVAVPVRTSINQVGEAHVTYARTRPKLIGGERAVYTISEEEGTCD, from the coding sequence ATGGATACAAACGTTGAAGAGGTTGAACGTAGTTTGTTAAAAGGGCTACGAGAGTTTCAACAATCTGCAAAGCTACGAGAAGGCCGAACGTTCGTAATTGGAACGAGTACGAGTGAAGTGAGTGGAAAGCATATTGGAAAAGCTGGCACAGAAGAAATAGCTGCAGCAATTTGGGGCGCTTTAAGGACATTTCAGAAAGAAACAGGGATTCATCTTGTATTTCAATGTTGTGAACATTTAAACCGCACCCTCGTACTAGAAAAAACTGTCGCTGAAAAAAATAACGTTGAAATTGTGCATGCAATTCCGGTTCCGAAAGCTGGAGGATCGATGGCATCATATGCCTACAAAAACTTCAATGAACCCGTTCTTATTGAACAAATTGAAGCTGATGCAGGCATAGACATTGGTGATACATTTATCGGAATGCATTTAAAACGTGTCGCTGTACCTGTAAGAACTTCAATCAATCAAGTTGGCGAGGCCCATGTCACATATGCGAGAACACGGCCGAAGCTTATTGGTGGAGAAAGGGCTGTGTATACCATTTCCGAAGAGGAAGGAACATGTGATTAA
- the rpiB gene encoding ribose 5-phosphate isomerase B has protein sequence MKVAIGSDHGGYSLKEEVKTVLKEMNIDFVDVGCECEDSVDYPDYGIPVAEKVANGEFDRGIVVCGTGIGMSIAANKVKGVRCALVHDLFSAKATREHNDSNVLAMGERIIGPGLAVEIARVWLSTEYEGGRHENRVNKITQYEQN, from the coding sequence ATGAAAGTAGCAATCGGTTCTGACCATGGAGGATACAGCTTAAAAGAAGAAGTTAAAACAGTATTAAAGGAAATGAATATTGATTTTGTCGATGTCGGGTGTGAATGTGAAGATTCTGTTGATTATCCTGATTACGGTATTCCTGTAGCAGAAAAAGTCGCAAACGGTGAATTTGATCGTGGTATTGTGGTCTGTGGCACAGGGATTGGTATGTCAATCGCAGCTAACAAAGTAAAAGGTGTACGCTGTGCACTCGTTCATGATTTATTTTCTGCTAAAGCGACTCGTGAACACAATGACTCTAACGTTTTAGCGATGGGTGAACGTATTATCGGTCCTGGACTAGCAGTAGAAATTGCACGTGTATGGTTAAGTACCGAATATGAAGGTGGAAGACACGAAAATCGGGTCAACAAGATTACACAATATGAACAAAATTAA
- a CDS encoding methyl-accepting chemotaxis protein, with translation MEGKKYRFSLRKKMVIGICTVAAITYATSAVFIFYLSEILANTLGVNENVFTLLTLLLGIIWCGILGFVGATIIVRPLNELETSARKVAEGDITEDVEVPKSDDELRALALAYNNMISNLRSMVRDIHTNFEQTNEQVVEIKSASNAAANQAENISRTVEEIASGADSSANAVQETVESIDDVIELATTVQNHAKHSNELSNGMVKTLTESKAVIQSLVEGIQTLANNNQDSLTAVNRLETHAKKVEEIISLVGDIAEQTNLLALNASIEAARAGEQGRGFAVVADEVRKLADESGTAVKGISELIQNIQQEVQNVVRQITDQVSAANSEAEKGTKTNEAIVEMTESVDGVVKSVHEILQLVDRQMTSIENTARQSQEVAAVAEETSAGAAEVTSSTQEQTGVMEEIAASAEVLGDQADKLKQTIKQFSV, from the coding sequence ATGGAGGGTAAAAAGTATCGCTTTAGTTTAAGGAAGAAAATGGTCATAGGCATTTGTACAGTAGCTGCGATTACTTACGCAACAAGTGCCGTTTTTATTTTTTATTTAAGTGAAATATTAGCAAATACGCTTGGGGTAAATGAAAATGTCTTTACTTTACTAACATTATTACTTGGGATCATCTGGTGTGGGATCCTTGGCTTTGTTGGAGCAACGATCATTGTTCGACCATTGAATGAATTAGAAACATCTGCACGCAAAGTAGCAGAAGGGGATATTACTGAAGATGTAGAAGTTCCAAAATCAGATGATGAACTTCGCGCATTAGCGTTAGCGTATAACAATATGATTAGTAACTTAAGATCTATGGTGCGAGACATTCATACCAACTTTGAACAAACGAATGAACAAGTCGTTGAAATTAAGTCCGCATCAAATGCAGCTGCAAATCAGGCAGAGAACATTTCACGAACAGTAGAGGAAATTGCATCAGGTGCAGACAGTTCAGCAAACGCAGTGCAAGAAACAGTCGAATCAATTGACGATGTCATTGAACTTGCAACGACTGTACAAAACCACGCAAAGCATTCAAATGAACTCTCGAATGGTATGGTAAAGACGTTAACTGAAAGTAAAGCAGTGATTCAATCGCTTGTTGAAGGCATTCAAACTTTAGCAAACAACAATCAGGATTCCCTTACTGCCGTGAATCGTTTAGAAACACATGCGAAAAAAGTTGAAGAAATTATTTCTCTTGTAGGTGATATTGCAGAACAAACAAATTTACTTGCATTGAATGCTTCCATTGAGGCAGCTAGAGCTGGAGAACAAGGAAGAGGTTTTGCAGTTGTAGCAGATGAAGTAAGGAAACTAGCTGATGAAAGTGGTACAGCAGTGAAAGGGATATCTGAGCTAATCCAAAACATTCAGCAGGAAGTGCAAAATGTTGTTAGGCAAATCACTGATCAAGTGTCAGCGGCAAATAGTGAAGCGGAAAAGGGAACAAAGACAAATGAAGCGATCGTAGAAATGACAGAATCAGTCGATGGCGTAGTGAAATCCGTACATGAAATTCTTCAATTAGTCGATCGTCAAATGACATCAATTGAAAATACCGCTCGTCAATCACAGGAAGTAGCAGCAGTTGCAGAAGAAACGTCTGCAGGAGCTGCAGAAGTCACTTCATCAACGCAAGAACAAACAGGTGTTATGGAAGAAATCGCAGCATCTGCTGAAGTTTTAGGCGACCAAGCGGATAAACTAAAGCAAACGATCAAACAATTTTCTGTATAA
- a CDS encoding low molecular weight protein arginine phosphatase codes for MKNVLFICTGNTCRSPLAEAVFEHKKTSDELKAKSAGIHAMEGMPISEHSKTVLENKGFNHKHEAKVVDPSLLKWADVILTMTESHKRTLIEQFPEKVNEIYTLKEFVHDDPETTKLVEELKDQQAHLELKRAKFIADNQGKIEEYNKTNDVQNQQELEKQLLDEIIPHQNVIDEIAGKLPSFDISDPFGADVERYDETLTEIEKAVEKLLKKLK; via the coding sequence ATGAAAAATGTATTATTTATTTGTACGGGTAATACATGCCGCAGCCCTTTAGCAGAAGCGGTTTTTGAACATAAAAAGACAAGTGATGAATTGAAAGCAAAATCAGCGGGGATTCATGCGATGGAAGGGATGCCAATATCCGAGCACTCTAAAACAGTATTGGAGAATAAAGGGTTTAACCATAAGCATGAAGCAAAAGTTGTTGATCCATCGTTACTGAAATGGGCAGATGTTATTTTAACAATGACAGAAAGCCATAAACGAACACTCATTGAGCAGTTTCCTGAAAAGGTGAATGAGATATATACGCTAAAAGAATTTGTCCACGATGACCCTGAAACAACAAAGCTAGTAGAGGAATTGAAAGATCAACAAGCACACCTTGAATTAAAAAGAGCAAAATTTATTGCTGATAACCAAGGAAAGATTGAAGAATACAACAAAACAAATGATGTTCAAAATCAACAAGAACTTGAAAAACAATTGTTAGACGAAATCATCCCTCACCAAAACGTAATTGATGAAATTGCAGGAAAGCTCCCTAGCTTTGATATTAGCGACCCATTTGGTGCAGATGTTGAAAGATATGATGAAACACTCACAGAAATTGAAAAAGCGGTTGAAAAGCTGCTAAAAAAACTAAAATAA
- a CDS encoding manganese efflux pump MntP, translating to MAFALSMDAFSLSIGMGLLGLRYRHILMIGSVVGLFHVWMPLIGLVLGKLLSQHIGIFAFILGGSLLILLGAQMILSTFQEEQGSMLRITSFGILLFAVSVSLDSFSAGLSLGMLGAKTFVTLVSFGVMSGLLTCIGLLIGKKAGGWLGGYSEWLGGCILISFGIKIILSIQ from the coding sequence ATGGCTTTTGCCTTAAGTATGGATGCTTTCTCCTTATCAATTGGGATGGGACTCCTTGGTTTGAGGTACCGACACATTTTAATGATCGGGTCTGTCGTAGGTCTGTTTCACGTATGGATGCCCCTCATTGGCCTCGTACTAGGGAAACTTTTATCGCAACATATTGGGATTTTTGCGTTTATTTTAGGGGGCAGCTTACTCATCTTATTAGGTGCCCAAATGATTCTATCCACTTTTCAAGAGGAGCAAGGCTCGATGCTAAGAATAACTTCTTTTGGAATTTTGTTATTTGCAGTGAGTGTTAGTTTAGATAGTTTTTCAGCAGGGTTAAGTTTAGGAATGCTTGGTGCAAAAACGTTCGTTACACTTGTCAGCTTCGGTGTAATGAGTGGACTATTAACTTGTATTGGACTATTAATTGGTAAAAAAGCAGGCGGTTGGCTTGGAGGATACAGTGAATGGCTAGGGGGATGTATTCTCATTTCATTTGGTATTAAAATCATTTTATCCATTCAATAG
- a CDS encoding L-threonylcarbamoyladenylate synthase has translation MNEKQTNMWIVDKAVEKISNDPQIHQAAEILRKNEVIAFPTETVYGLGGNARNDKAIDRIFRAKGRPQDNPLIVHISNESQLKEYVTNVPEKAEKLIEAFWPGPLTIVLPHTNKLSTKVTASLSTVGIRMPDHPVALALIEVAGIPLAAPSANTSGKPSPTTAEHVAKDLNGKIAGIIDGGETGVGLESTVVDCSNNEVMILRPGGITREQMEAVVGKVNVDPALIEENMAPRSPGMKYTHYAPVAPLVLIEGSRLFFEEKVKEAKQDGKTIGALVSHEWKGIPDVDVEVLAGSIEDLSTVAHQLYDSLRAFEDYKIDIIFSQVYPETTIGSAIMNRLRKAAGGTIISENVK, from the coding sequence ATGAATGAAAAGCAAACAAACATGTGGATTGTGGATAAAGCTGTGGAAAAAATAAGTAACGATCCACAAATTCACCAAGCCGCGGAAATATTGAGAAAAAATGAAGTCATTGCCTTTCCAACAGAAACTGTATATGGCCTAGGTGGAAATGCAAGAAATGATAAAGCGATTGATCGGATTTTCCGAGCGAAAGGAAGACCTCAAGATAACCCGTTAATTGTACATATCTCTAATGAAAGCCAGTTAAAGGAATATGTTACTAACGTTCCAGAAAAAGCAGAAAAACTGATCGAAGCCTTTTGGCCAGGACCATTAACGATCGTCTTACCACATACTAACAAGTTATCCACAAAGGTGACAGCAAGTTTATCCACAGTAGGAATAAGGATGCCAGATCACCCGGTTGCTCTAGCGTTAATTGAAGTTGCGGGAATTCCATTAGCTGCGCCAAGTGCGAATACATCAGGAAAACCGAGTCCAACAACCGCCGAGCATGTGGCAAAAGATTTAAACGGAAAAATTGCTGGAATAATTGATGGTGGAGAAACTGGGGTTGGATTGGAAAGTACAGTTGTGGATTGTTCGAATAATGAAGTGATGATTTTACGGCCCGGTGGCATCACGAGAGAACAAATGGAAGCCGTTGTGGGTAAGGTGAACGTTGACCCAGCTTTAATAGAAGAAAACATGGCTCCACGTTCGCCTGGAATGAAATATACGCATTATGCCCCTGTTGCTCCTCTTGTTCTTATAGAAGGGTCTCGCTTATTTTTTGAAGAAAAAGTAAAGGAAGCAAAACAGGATGGAAAAACCATCGGCGCTTTAGTTTCTCATGAATGGAAGGGCATCCCTGATGTTGATGTTGAAGTTCTAGCAGGGTCCATTGAAGACTTATCCACAGTAGCTCACCAGCTGTATGATTCATTAAGAGCATTTGAAGACTATAAAATAGATATTATTTTTTCACAAGTCTACCCTGAGACAACGATTGGTTCTGCGATTATGAATCGGCTTAGAAAAGCTGCAGGTGGGACAATCATAAGCGAAAACGTAAAATAA
- a CDS encoding GNAT family N-acetyltransferase has translation MSFYVRQASDRDALTIRHFVAKASVDKLTEPVDWDSFLIAENDKNECVAIVAIEPVGEGNGLLRKLIVDTDKVTTYFLLEFVEAALQYAKEQKLESIYLLAAKTSSFLQQLGFTKCHENELPETLEAHDDITEHLSNDGPMYVHHFH, from the coding sequence ATGAGTTTTTACGTAAGACAAGCAAGTGATAGAGATGCATTGACCATTAGACATTTTGTCGCAAAAGCAAGTGTGGATAAACTAACAGAACCTGTAGATTGGGATTCATTTTTAATCGCGGAAAACGATAAAAATGAATGTGTGGCCATTGTAGCCATCGAACCTGTCGGTGAAGGAAATGGTTTGTTAAGAAAGCTAATTGTAGATACTGATAAAGTGACAACATATTTTTTACTAGAGTTTGTGGAAGCTGCCTTACAATATGCAAAAGAGCAAAAACTAGAGTCAATTTATTTATTAGCGGCGAAAACGTCAAGCTTTCTACAGCAACTCGGATTTACGAAATGTCACGAAAATGAGTTGCCGGAAACATTGGAAGCACATGACGATATTACAGAACATCTATCCAATGACGGACCAATGTACGTCCATCACTTTCATTAA
- the spoIIR gene encoding stage II sporulation protein R, whose protein sequence is MLLKRTQLYLMLCLTVLILSWEGNYLVPAQAANSEVIPEESIRLRILSNSNSPIDQTLKLNVRDAVNTQVTEWVQHFDEFEEAHEYIGQNIEKLEETIASELEKVGKNISFDVGLEETSFPTKRYGNRLYPEGQYEAVKITLGDGQGDNWWCVLFPPLCFLDFSNDEGKADQAEIEAAEEEEVEVKFFVVEVITNLWGKVTS, encoded by the coding sequence ATGTTATTAAAAAGAACGCAATTATACTTAATGTTATGTTTAACAGTACTTATTTTATCTTGGGAAGGAAATTATCTCGTACCTGCTCAAGCAGCAAATAGTGAAGTGATCCCTGAAGAATCTATTAGACTTCGAATCTTAAGTAATAGTAATTCACCGATCGATCAAACGTTGAAACTTAACGTAAGAGATGCGGTGAACACGCAAGTGACTGAATGGGTGCAACATTTTGATGAGTTTGAAGAGGCTCATGAATATATCGGACAAAACATTGAAAAATTAGAAGAAACAATTGCAAGTGAGCTTGAAAAGGTAGGAAAAAATATATCTTTTGATGTAGGTTTAGAAGAAACGTCATTTCCAACAAAGCGTTATGGGAACCGTCTTTATCCAGAAGGTCAATATGAAGCGGTTAAAATTACTTTAGGTGATGGACAAGGGGATAATTGGTGGTGCGTTTTATTCCCGCCACTATGTTTTCTCGACTTCTCAAATGATGAAGGGAAAGCAGATCAAGCAGAAATCGAAGCTGCAGAAGAGGAAGAAGTTGAAGTAAAGTTCTTTGTTGTAGAAGTAATCACAAATTTATGGGGAAAAGTTACGTCATAA
- a CDS encoding transposase, with amino-acid sequence MSGNRNWKDHLFYHVYSRGNRKETLFRDVDDYIFFQELLSKTQVKYPFELIAYCLMNNHYHLEIRSFKHSLSKIMEHINKLYARYFNRKYNLTGHVFERRFQAKPIYQKRGLLIVSRYIHYNPVEANLCETPKDYRWSSFSHYYPELRSTLIDEKQHPIINTTPILSQFPGDEGEQKQTYIEWCKY; translated from the coding sequence ATGAGTGGTAATAGAAACTGGAAGGATCACCTGTTCTACCATGTTTATTCAAGGGGGAACCGTAAAGAAACGTTATTCCGCGATGTTGACGACTACATATTTTTTCAAGAACTTCTTTCTAAAACACAAGTTAAATATCCATTTGAACTAATTGCTTACTGCCTCATGAATAACCACTATCACCTTGAGATCCGATCATTCAAACATTCATTATCGAAAATAATGGAACATATTAATAAGCTCTACGCCCGCTACTTCAATCGTAAATATAATTTAACCGGACATGTTTTTGAACGGCGTTTTCAAGCAAAGCCAATTTATCAAAAACGAGGATTACTCATTGTAAGTCGCTATATCCACTACAACCCCGTAGAGGCAAACCTCTGTGAAACTCCGAAAGACTATCGTTGGAGCAGCTTCTCTCATTATTATCCCGAACTTCGGTCCACTCTCATAGACGAGAAACAACACCCGATCATCAACACGACACCAATTCTTTCACAATTTCCTGGAGATGAAGGCGAACAAAAACAAACGTATATTGAATGGTGCAAGTATTAA
- the prmC gene encoding peptide chain release factor N(5)-glutamine methyltransferase, producing METTNKVYEVLQWASSFLEKSSYESTIAERLLIHHTGWSRAELLSELQTPLPANVYESFIADVKKSAAGIPVQHLIGEEEFYGRSFEVNKNVLIPRPETEELVQLMIGHIRELHSSSPEPARIIDVGAGSGIIGITLNLEIPNTRVSAVDLSPDALAVAKRNNEKLGASVEFFEGDLLSPFIEAGQKADVIVSNPPYIPESDRTELKENVRDHEPDLALFADDNGLAVYKRLIAEIPKVLALPGLIGFEIGHGQGEDVRKLVLSTYPQAEVSVHNDINGNERIVFAKIKVR from the coding sequence ATGGAAACAACAAACAAAGTATACGAAGTCCTTCAGTGGGCTTCTTCTTTTTTAGAAAAATCAAGTTATGAATCTACGATTGCAGAAAGGTTGTTGATTCACCATACGGGCTGGTCACGGGCGGAGCTGTTGTCAGAGCTCCAAACGCCCTTACCAGCAAATGTATATGAAAGCTTTATCGCCGATGTAAAAAAATCAGCAGCAGGAATTCCTGTTCAGCACCTCATCGGTGAAGAAGAGTTTTACGGTCGTTCATTTGAAGTAAATAAAAATGTCCTCATCCCACGCCCCGAAACAGAAGAACTCGTTCAGCTCATGATTGGTCATATTCGTGAGTTACATAGTTCATCTCCTGAGCCGGCCCGTATCATTGATGTCGGCGCAGGAAGTGGCATAATTGGGATCACTCTAAACTTAGAGATACCCAATACTCGGGTAAGTGCGGTCGATCTGTCACCTGATGCTTTAGCTGTAGCAAAGCGAAATAACGAGAAACTCGGTGCATCTGTCGAGTTTTTCGAAGGTGATCTTTTGAGCCCTTTTATTGAGGCGGGCCAAAAAGCCGATGTCATCGTCTCAAATCCGCCGTACATCCCAGAGTCAGATCGTACGGAATTGAAGGAAAATGTCCGTGATCACGAACCAGACCTAGCCCTGTTTGCAGATGACAATGGCCTCGCTGTTTATAAACGGCTCATTGCCGAAATCCCGAAAGTTTTAGCATTACCAGGATTAATCGGCTTTGAAATCGGACATGGCCAGGGAGAAGACGTACGAAAGTTGGTTTTATCCACATATCCACAAGCTGAAGTGTCCGTCCACAATGATATTAACGGTAATGAACGAATTGTTTTTGCGAAAATAAAGGTTAGATAG
- the prfA gene encoding peptide chain release factor 1 has product MFDRLEAVEDRYERLNELLMDPDVISDTKKLREYSKEQADIEETVQTYRQYKEVKQQYNDAKEMLQDNLDDEMSEMVKMEMDELEEQIPPLEEKLKVLLIPKDPNDDKNVIVEIRAAAGGDEAALFAGDLYRMYSRYAEAQGWKPEVIESSQTGVGGFKEIIFMINGNGAFSKMKYENGAHRVQRVPATESGGRIHTSTATVAVLPEAEEVEIDINEKDIRVDTFASSGPGGQSVNTTMSAVRLTHMPTGTVVSCQDEKSQIKNKEKAMKVLRARIFDKVQKEAQAEYADIRKSAVGTGDRSERIRTYNFPQSRVTDHRIGLTIQKLEQILEGKLDEIIDALVVEEQSRAMEEADK; this is encoded by the coding sequence GTGTTTGATCGTTTAGAAGCGGTAGAAGACCGATACGAAAGACTGAATGAATTACTAATGGACCCTGATGTCATTAGTGATACGAAAAAATTACGTGAGTATTCAAAGGAACAAGCAGACATAGAAGAAACTGTACAAACGTACCGTCAGTATAAGGAAGTTAAGCAGCAATACAATGATGCAAAAGAGATGCTTCAAGATAATCTCGATGATGAAATGTCTGAAATGGTCAAAATGGAAATGGATGAACTTGAAGAGCAAATTCCACCGTTGGAAGAAAAACTAAAAGTTCTACTTATTCCGAAAGACCCGAACGATGACAAAAACGTTATCGTGGAAATTCGCGCTGCTGCAGGTGGAGACGAAGCGGCTCTATTTGCTGGTGACTTATACCGTATGTATTCACGCTACGCGGAAGCACAAGGCTGGAAACCAGAAGTGATCGAATCAAGTCAAACGGGTGTAGGCGGATTTAAAGAAATCATTTTCATGATTAACGGAAACGGAGCTTTCTCCAAAATGAAATATGAAAATGGCGCTCACCGTGTTCAACGTGTTCCTGCAACAGAATCAGGCGGACGAATTCATACATCAACAGCAACTGTTGCTGTATTACCAGAAGCCGAAGAAGTCGAAATCGACATTAACGAAAAAGATATTCGTGTCGATACATTCGCATCAAGTGGCCCAGGCGGACAAAGTGTAAATACAACCATGTCTGCCGTTCGTTTAACACACATGCCAACAGGAACCGTTGTGTCTTGCCAAGACGAAAAATCACAAATCAAAAATAAAGAAAAAGCGATGAAAGTTCTTCGTGCCCGTATTTTTGACAAGGTCCAAAAAGAAGCACAAGCAGAATACGCAGATATTCGTAAATCTGCGGTGGGTACCGGAGATCGTTCCGAACGAATTCGAACGTACAACTTCCCGCAAAGCCGAGTAACAGACCACCGTATTGGCCTTACAATTCAAAAGCTCGAGCAAATCCTTGAAGGAAAGCTCGATGAAATCATTGATGCACTGGTCGTTGAAGAACAATCACGCGCAATGGAAGAAGCCGATAAATAA
- a CDS encoding CoA-disulfide reductase, giving the protein MKVVIIGGDAAGMSAAMQVVRNDEQAEVTVLEKGSYYSYAQCGLPYFIGGLVEDSGDLIARSRDTFREKHGIDARIYHEVTELDPENKVVKGDNLETGEPFEMTYDKCLVATGASPIFPPFDGNDLEGIHVLKTIPDAKKIVEDMNEQVTQVTVIGGGYIGLEVAENFVEKGMSVRLIDLAERVGTVYDKEISEKIEKVAKKQGIELVLNESVESFEGDQRVEEIKTDKGSYQTDMAVVAIGVKPNTSFLKNADVHLHQTGAMIVNSYMETNVKDLYAAGDCATQYHRIKEKNDYIPLGTHANKQGRVAGSNIAGVTKTFQGIVGTSIMKFFELTVAKTGLSEKEAEDLNIPFQSILFEGHTHAGYYPNSEKILFKMMKHKSNGQLLGVQAVGRDGVDKRIDVAATALYHNMTISDLENLDLSYAPPYNGVWDPLQQAARRL; this is encoded by the coding sequence ATGAAGGTCGTAATCATTGGTGGCGATGCTGCTGGCATGAGTGCTGCGATGCAAGTTGTACGTAATGATGAACAGGCTGAAGTAACGGTATTAGAGAAAGGGAGTTATTATTCGTACGCCCAATGCGGATTACCATATTTCATAGGTGGACTGGTCGAAGATAGCGGAGATCTCATTGCTCGAAGTCGTGATACCTTTCGTGAGAAGCATGGAATTGATGCACGAATATATCATGAAGTAACTGAATTAGATCCAGAAAATAAGGTCGTTAAAGGAGACAACCTTGAAACTGGTGAACCTTTTGAAATGACTTATGATAAATGCCTCGTTGCCACAGGTGCTTCACCTATTTTCCCTCCATTTGACGGCAATGACCTTGAGGGAATCCATGTCTTAAAAACAATTCCTGATGCGAAAAAAATCGTTGAGGATATGAACGAACAAGTCACTCAGGTCACTGTCATTGGCGGAGGTTATATCGGACTGGAGGTTGCAGAAAACTTCGTAGAAAAAGGGATGAGTGTGCGATTGATTGATTTAGCTGAGCGAGTTGGAACGGTTTACGATAAGGAAATCAGTGAAAAGATCGAAAAGGTAGCAAAGAAACAAGGGATTGAGCTTGTTTTAAACGAATCCGTAGAGTCATTTGAAGGGGATCAGCGAGTAGAAGAGATTAAGACAGATAAAGGCAGTTACCAAACTGATATGGCCGTTGTCGCTATTGGTGTTAAACCGAATACATCGTTTTTAAAAAATGCTGACGTTCACCTCCACCAGACCGGGGCAATGATCGTGAATTCTTATATGGAAACGAATGTGAAAGATCTTTATGCTGCTGGTGATTGCGCGACACAATATCACAGGATTAAAGAAAAAAATGACTACATCCCATTAGGTACACACGCTAATAAACAAGGGAGAGTCGCAGGAAGTAATATTGCAGGTGTGACAAAAACATTCCAAGGAATTGTCGGCACATCGATTATGAAGTTTTTTGAGTTAACCGTTGCAAAAACTGGGTTAAGTGAAAAAGAAGCGGAAGACTTAAATATCCCATTTCAATCGATATTATTTGAAGGACATACCCATGCAGGATACTATCCAAACAGTGAAAAAATCTTATTTAAAATGATGAAGCATAAAAGCAATGGTCAATTATTAGGGGTACAAGCGGTTGGGCGAGATGGTGTCGATAAACGCATTGACGTGGCTGCAACAGCGCTTTATCATAACATGACGATTTCTGACCTAGAAAACTTAGATTTAAGCTATGCACCCCCTTATAACGGAGTATGGGACCCATTACAACAAGCAGCAAGAAGGCTCTAA